One genomic window of Cupriavidus malaysiensis includes the following:
- a CDS encoding hydrolase, with protein MSNPKLEVLTPQNSQLIFIDQQPQMAFGVQSIDRQTLKNNVVGLAKAGKIFNIPTTITTVESESFSGFTYPELLDVFPGQKTLERSSMNSWDDQKVRDALAANGRKKIVVSGLWTEVCNLTFALSAMHDTDYEIYMVADASGGTSKEAHDYAMQRMIQAGVVPVTWQQVLLEWQRDWAHRDTYDAVMQLVKEHSGAYGMGVDYAYTMVHKAPQRTATTHESIAPVPAR; from the coding sequence ATGTCGAACCCGAAGCTTGAAGTCCTGACCCCGCAGAACAGCCAGCTGATCTTCATCGACCAGCAGCCCCAGATGGCGTTCGGCGTCCAGTCGATCGACCGCCAGACCTTGAAGAACAATGTGGTGGGCCTGGCCAAGGCAGGCAAGATCTTCAACATCCCGACCACCATCACCACGGTCGAGAGCGAGTCCTTCTCCGGCTTCACCTACCCGGAACTGCTCGATGTCTTCCCCGGCCAGAAGACCCTGGAACGCAGCTCGATGAACTCCTGGGACGACCAGAAGGTGCGCGATGCCCTGGCCGCCAACGGCCGCAAGAAGATCGTCGTCTCCGGCCTGTGGACCGAGGTCTGCAACCTCACCTTCGCCCTGTCGGCCATGCATGACACCGACTACGAGATCTACATGGTGGCCGACGCCTCCGGCGGCACCAGCAAGGAAGCCCACGACTACGCCATGCAGCGCATGATCCAGGCCGGCGTGGTGCCCGTGACCTGGCAGCAGGTACTGCTCGAATGGCAGCGCGACTGGGCGCACCGCGACACCTACGACGCCGTGATGCAGCTCGTCAAGGAGCACTCCGGCGCCTACGGCATGGGCGTGGACTATGCCTACACCATGGTGCACAAGGCACCCCAGCGTACCGCCACCACCCACGAGTCCATCGCGCCGGTGCCGGCACGCTGA
- a CDS encoding alpha/beta fold hydrolase codes for MTRSPAFTTPPPTRRPAPRWRTRAARTAAAAVAGACALAVLAAGSRAWQQRQDGAIATHWPPPGQRVAVSGRSIHLHCTGQGSPTLVLEAGMAGWSQDWAWVQDRLSAGGRVCSYDRAGYGWSDAASSPRLGLDAVADLRQALRAAGEAPPWLLAGHSMGGLLAGMHARQHPADVAGLALIDAVGRDYAAQFPPERYARFRSGLDRLLALSDALAPFGLTRWLGLPASLVAARLPTGTRASAVAWSFSARHYHTLREENAGFDTVLQQARQLPALPHVPTLVLSSDVMRDFPAGLEDAAMRAAWQANQQSIAREAGVSRVLLEGSGHYLHVDQPGRVVAELSAWRETARRQQAGASR; via the coding sequence ATGACCCGATCGCCCGCCTTTACCACCCCGCCGCCGACGCGGCGGCCCGCTCCCCGTTGGCGCACCCGCGCTGCCCGCACAGCCGCCGCTGCAGTCGCCGGCGCCTGCGCCCTTGCCGTCCTCGCTGCAGGCAGCCGGGCCTGGCAGCAGCGGCAGGATGGCGCCATCGCCACGCATTGGCCGCCGCCTGGCCAGCGCGTGGCGGTCTCCGGCAGGTCCATCCACCTGCACTGCACCGGACAGGGAAGCCCCACGCTGGTACTGGAAGCCGGCATGGCCGGCTGGTCGCAGGACTGGGCCTGGGTACAGGATCGCTTGTCGGCCGGCGGCCGGGTCTGCAGCTACGATCGGGCCGGCTACGGCTGGTCGGATGCAGCCTCGTCGCCACGCCTCGGCCTCGATGCCGTGGCGGACCTGCGCCAGGCCTTGCGCGCCGCCGGCGAAGCACCGCCCTGGCTGCTCGCCGGCCATTCCATGGGCGGCCTGCTGGCCGGCATGCACGCCCGCCAGCATCCGGCCGATGTGGCCGGACTCGCCTTGATCGACGCGGTCGGGCGCGACTACGCCGCGCAGTTCCCGCCCGAGCGCTATGCCCGCTTCCGCAGCGGCCTCGACCGCCTGCTTGCCCTCAGCGATGCCTTGGCGCCGTTCGGGCTGACGCGCTGGCTCGGCCTGCCGGCATCGCTGGTGGCCGCACGCCTGCCCACCGGCACGCGCGCCAGCGCCGTGGCCTGGTCCTTCTCGGCACGCCACTACCACACGCTGCGCGAGGAGAACGCGGGCTTCGACACGGTACTGCAGCAGGCGCGCCAACTGCCCGCCCTGCCGCACGTGCCTACGCTGGTGCTCAGCAGCGACGTGATGCGTGACTTTCCCGCCGGACTGGAAGATGCCGCGATGCGCGCCGCCTGGCAAGCCAACCAGCAAAGCATCGCGCGGGAAGCAGGCGTGTCACGCGTGCTGCTGGAGGGCAGCGGCCACTACCTGCACGTCGACCAGCCCGGCCGCGTCGTCGCCGAACTCTCCGCCTGGCGCGAGACGGCACGCCGGCAGCAAGCAGGAGCCAGCCGATGA
- a CDS encoding alpha/beta fold hydrolase, with protein MQKEDTQDSVQHIHTSRRQLLVGSTVGVAAASVASIAALTPTAAESAPAGSRATKQGHYVAAKDGTRIFYKDWGAGRPVVFSHGWPLNADAWDAQMLFLAQKGFRVIAHDRRGHGRSDQPAQGNNMDTYADDLAALLDALDVKDATLVGHSTGGGEVAHYIGRHGTKRVAKAVLIGAVPPIMLKTAAYPNGLAMEVFDGIRKGVAENRSQFYRDLATPFFGFNRPGAKVSQATIDAFWAQGMTGGILGQYACIKEFSEVDYTEDLKRITVPTLVLHGDDDQIVPIDNSARLSAKILKNGTLKVYPGASHGMCVVNADQVNVDLLAFLNA; from the coding sequence ATGCAAAAAGAAGACACCCAGGACTCAGTTCAACACATCCATACCTCGCGCCGGCAGCTGCTGGTCGGCAGCACCGTCGGCGTCGCGGCCGCGTCAGTGGCTTCTATTGCCGCCCTGACGCCCACCGCCGCGGAATCCGCGCCAGCCGGCAGCCGTGCCACGAAGCAGGGCCACTACGTTGCGGCCAAAGACGGCACGCGCATCTTCTACAAGGACTGGGGTGCAGGCCGCCCGGTGGTGTTCTCGCACGGCTGGCCGCTCAATGCCGACGCCTGGGACGCCCAGATGCTGTTCCTGGCGCAGAAGGGCTTTCGCGTGATCGCCCATGACCGTCGCGGCCATGGACGTTCGGACCAGCCCGCGCAGGGCAACAACATGGACACCTACGCCGACGACCTGGCCGCGCTGCTGGATGCGCTCGACGTCAAGGACGCAACGCTGGTCGGCCACTCCACCGGCGGTGGTGAAGTGGCGCACTACATCGGCCGTCATGGCACGAAACGTGTGGCGAAGGCGGTTCTGATCGGCGCGGTGCCGCCGATCATGCTCAAGACCGCGGCCTATCCGAACGGCCTGGCGATGGAAGTATTCGATGGTATCCGCAAGGGCGTGGCGGAAAACCGCTCGCAGTTCTATAGAGACCTGGCCACGCCATTCTTCGGCTTTAATCGGCCCGGCGCGAAGGTCTCGCAAGCCACCATCGATGCCTTCTGGGCGCAGGGCATGACCGGTGGCATCCTGGGCCAGTACGCCTGCATCAAGGAGTTCTCGGAAGTGGACTACACCGAGGACTTGAAGAGAATCACCGTGCCGACGCTGGTCCTGCACGGTGACGACGACCAGATCGTGCCCATCGACAATTCGGCCCGCCTCTCGGCCAAGATCCTCAAGAATGGCACGCTCAAGGTCTATCCGGGAGCGTCGCACGGCATGTGCGTGGTCAACGCCGATCAGGTCAATGTCGACCTGCTCGCCTTCCTGAACGCCTAA
- a CDS encoding DNA translocase FtsK 4TM domain-containing protein → MVLGWFGFSILWLLPLLWRLGARALARERVFGPGSLRVAVGTSIVLCASASLEALTAAQGSETGGGAAGHALAGLASHAVGWTGALLLMLGVLALAAPMVFGESWRSLFLRQPRPARVEPDERPGPAPREPDYRESGNAGGYVPSAADRAPGWNEPTQRHKSFEAVSARRQPVWQPPPRTRESPPQPGEIWLQQAPSPSAPGTGERAAAGGVAPGVRAPTRLKPAAPPTSQAAAPAAIGAATARAALAPRNAAAAQVQGQARKPAQTAQPARASQAPAAGQAAKAPITRPAPTTAQPATRGTVVSSPFHQPQLGLQGRATTLPGAQAASAASTASGAAASAAVAAAATVATAEAPAADRMAENQVPAAAATITTAATTAATKSASDASDGAAAPESPAGQGEPVGQDTSPATGAAGTGSAGQAAAVPAAPDEGAAATDDGPALPDPAALAAIRQEAETLLAELRALAAGSGQPHPVTAQPLPHADSMVSAPVPAEATAAEPAVTPEAAAVTLGPAEAPVVIEPILPDGMAASVEAPPATTADAVASAAPGGVGEADKAGVVSPPAPEPEPAPEPVAVDSTTAPAVVSASTEPVSAEVHPDAQTAPADAAPADPHEAAQMPAVIDAAAQAPDPDDAVTVLDLLPTMAAENATTAGVAMADQMLAAEAEVALEAEAAEQALEAPGATAEPVTEPAAQQAAEQAVEQAVEQAAGAHAAEQAAQAPAPADPAEAPEAAEAAEPLAPVEAADPMAQATGDEAADVAAAEDEAEDEAEDTAEDTAEDSTADAAGNEEAEPFDANALLSQASAPAGKPRIVLPAVVGRVVSLQPPAPPVPPPPPAPPRVVDYRLPPAELLEAAGDDIEHVPQARLDETRGLIEQRLAEFKVPVAVVGASAGPVITRFEVEPAMGVRGAQVVGLMKDLARALGVTSIRVVETIPGKTCMGLELPNAKRQMIRLSEVVRAASFQSHASRLVLAMGKDITGNPVVTDLARAPHLLVAGTTGSGKSVAVNAMILSMLYKATPEDVRLIMIDPKMLELSVYEGIPHLLAPVVTDMKQAAHALNWCVGEMEKRYRLMSALGVRNLAGYNQKIRAAAAAGEKVPNPFSLTPDAPEPLNPLPLIVVVIDELADLMMVAGKKIEELIARLAQKARAAGIHLILATQRPSVDVITGLIKANIPTRVAFQVSSKIDSRTILDQMGAETLLGQGDMLFLPPGTGYPQRVHGAFVADDEVHRVVEHWKQFGEPDYDETILAGDAPEGAADLFGEGGQGGDGESDPLYDEAAAFVLTSRRASISAVQRQLRIGYNRAARLIEQMEVAGLVSPMGRNGARDVIAPGGGD, encoded by the coding sequence ATGGTGTTAGGCTGGTTCGGATTCTCCATCCTGTGGCTGCTGCCGCTGCTCTGGCGCCTGGGCGCCCGCGCACTGGCGCGTGAGCGCGTGTTCGGTCCCGGTTCGCTGCGCGTGGCCGTCGGTACCTCGATCGTGCTGTGCGCCAGCGCTTCGCTCGAAGCGCTGACGGCGGCGCAGGGCAGCGAGACCGGCGGTGGCGCCGCCGGCCACGCGCTGGCAGGGCTGGCCAGCCATGCGGTTGGCTGGACCGGCGCGCTGCTGCTGATGCTCGGTGTGCTGGCGCTGGCCGCGCCGATGGTGTTCGGCGAAAGCTGGCGCAGCCTGTTCCTGCGCCAGCCCAGGCCCGCGCGGGTCGAGCCGGACGAACGGCCGGGGCCCGCGCCGCGCGAGCCGGACTACCGCGAGTCCGGCAATGCGGGCGGCTATGTGCCGTCGGCGGCAGATCGCGCGCCGGGCTGGAACGAACCGACGCAGCGCCACAAGAGTTTCGAGGCGGTCTCCGCACGCCGTCAGCCGGTCTGGCAACCGCCGCCGCGCACGCGCGAATCGCCGCCGCAGCCGGGTGAGATCTGGCTGCAGCAGGCGCCATCGCCTAGTGCCCCCGGCACCGGCGAGCGCGCCGCGGCAGGTGGGGTTGCACCCGGAGTGCGCGCGCCTACGCGGCTGAAGCCTGCCGCACCGCCGACTTCCCAGGCTGCGGCCCCGGCTGCCATAGGTGCCGCGACCGCACGCGCGGCGCTGGCGCCGCGCAACGCGGCGGCTGCGCAAGTCCAGGGCCAGGCGCGCAAGCCGGCGCAGACTGCCCAGCCTGCGCGGGCATCGCAGGCGCCGGCAGCCGGGCAAGCCGCCAAGGCTCCGATCACCCGCCCGGCGCCGACGACTGCGCAGCCCGCCACGCGCGGCACCGTGGTGAGCAGTCCCTTCCACCAGCCTCAGCTCGGCCTGCAGGGCCGGGCCACTACCCTGCCCGGGGCGCAGGCAGCGTCCGCGGCAAGCACCGCCAGCGGCGCGGCTGCCTCGGCCGCTGTTGCTGCGGCGGCAACGGTGGCAACGGCCGAGGCGCCGGCTGCGGACCGCATGGCCGAAAACCAGGTCCCCGCCGCTGCCGCAACGATAACCACCGCCGCGACCACTGCCGCTACCAAGTCGGCGAGCGACGCGTCCGATGGTGCGGCCGCGCCTGAGAGCCCGGCGGGCCAAGGCGAGCCGGTCGGGCAGGACACATCCCCGGCGACCGGTGCGGCCGGCACCGGGTCCGCAGGCCAGGCTGCCGCGGTACCGGCAGCACCAGACGAAGGCGCGGCAGCCACCGACGATGGTCCCGCCTTGCCCGACCCCGCTGCCCTGGCTGCCATCCGCCAGGAGGCCGAGACCCTGCTGGCAGAACTGCGTGCGCTTGCCGCCGGATCGGGGCAGCCACATCCGGTGACCGCGCAGCCGCTCCCCCATGCCGACAGCATGGTGTCCGCGCCGGTGCCGGCGGAGGCCACGGCGGCGGAGCCGGCCGTGACGCCGGAAGCGGCTGCCGTGACACTCGGGCCGGCCGAGGCACCGGTGGTGATCGAGCCGATCCTGCCGGACGGGATGGCGGCATCCGTCGAGGCGCCGCCGGCCACGACTGCCGATGCCGTCGCCAGCGCGGCGCCGGGCGGGGTAGGCGAGGCGGACAAGGCAGGCGTGGTGTCGCCGCCGGCTCCGGAACCGGAACCGGCGCCGGAGCCTGTCGCAGTCGACAGCACTACCGCACCGGCAGTCGTGTCGGCGTCAACCGAGCCGGTATCCGCCGAAGTGCATCCCGACGCGCAGACGGCGCCGGCCGATGCGGCTCCGGCCGACCCGCACGAAGCAGCGCAGATGCCGGCCGTCATCGACGCGGCCGCGCAGGCGCCGGATCCGGACGACGCCGTAACCGTGCTCGATCTGCTGCCAACGATGGCTGCCGAGAATGCGACCACGGCGGGCGTCGCGATGGCCGACCAGATGCTGGCGGCGGAAGCCGAAGTGGCGCTGGAGGCCGAAGCGGCCGAGCAGGCGCTCGAGGCGCCGGGCGCTACCGCAGAGCCAGTCACCGAACCCGCCGCGCAACAAGCCGCGGAACAAGCCGTGGAACAAGCCGTGGAACAAGCCGCGGGAGCGCACGCGGCCGAACAGGCGGCGCAAGCCCCGGCGCCAGCGGATCCGGCCGAAGCACCCGAGGCGGCCGAGGCGGCCGAGCCGTTGGCACCGGTAGAAGCGGCCGATCCGATGGCGCAGGCCACCGGCGATGAAGCAGCCGATGTCGCAGCGGCCGAAGACGAGGCCGAAGACGAGGCCGAAGACACGGCCGAAGACACGGCCGAAGATTCCACCGCCGATGCGGCCGGCAACGAGGAGGCCGAACCCTTCGACGCCAATGCCCTGCTGAGCCAGGCCAGCGCGCCGGCCGGCAAGCCGCGCATCGTGCTGCCGGCCGTGGTGGGACGGGTGGTCTCGCTGCAACCGCCGGCGCCGCCGGTGCCGCCGCCCCCTCCCGCGCCGCCCCGCGTGGTCGACTACCGCCTGCCGCCGGCGGAGCTGCTGGAAGCCGCCGGCGATGATATCGAGCACGTGCCGCAGGCGCGCCTGGACGAGACCCGCGGCCTGATCGAGCAGCGCCTGGCCGAGTTCAAGGTGCCGGTGGCGGTGGTCGGTGCCTCGGCCGGGCCGGTGATCACGCGTTTCGAAGTCGAGCCGGCGATGGGCGTGCGCGGTGCGCAGGTGGTCGGCCTGATGAAGGACCTGGCGCGCGCGCTGGGCGTCACCTCGATCCGCGTGGTCGAGACCATCCCGGGCAAGACCTGCATGGGGCTGGAGCTGCCCAATGCGAAGCGCCAGATGATCCGGCTGTCCGAGGTCGTGCGTGCTGCCTCCTTCCAGTCGCACGCCTCGCGGCTGGTGCTGGCGATGGGCAAGGACATCACCGGCAATCCGGTGGTGACCGACCTGGCACGCGCGCCGCACCTGCTGGTGGCGGGCACGACCGGCTCCGGCAAGTCGGTGGCGGTCAACGCCATGATCCTGTCGATGCTGTACAAGGCCACGCCGGAAGACGTGCGCCTGATCATGATCGACCCCAAGATGCTGGAGCTGTCGGTCTACGAGGGCATTCCCCACCTGCTGGCGCCGGTGGTCACCGACATGAAGCAGGCCGCGCACGCGCTCAACTGGTGCGTGGGCGAGATGGAAAAGCGCTACCGCCTGATGTCGGCGCTGGGCGTGCGCAACCTGGCCGGCTACAACCAGAAGATCCGCGCCGCGGCGGCGGCCGGCGAGAAGGTGCCCAATCCGTTCTCGCTGACGCCGGATGCGCCCGAGCCGCTCAATCCGCTGCCGCTGATCGTGGTGGTGATCGACGAACTGGCCGACCTGATGATGGTGGCCGGCAAGAAGATCGAGGAGCTGATCGCGCGCCTGGCGCAGAAGGCGCGCGCCGCCGGCATCCACCTGATCCTGGCCACGCAGCGTCCCTCGGTGGACGTCATCACCGGCCTGATCAAGGCCAATATCCCCACGCGCGTGGCCTTCCAGGTCTCCTCCAAGATCGATTCGCGCACCATCCTCGACCAGATGGGTGCCGAGACGCTGCTGGGCCAGGGCGACATGCTGTTCCTGCCGCCGGGCACCGGCTATCCGCAGCGCGTGCATGGTGCTTTCGTGGCGGACGATGAGGTGCACCGCGTGGTCGAGCACTGGAAGCAGTTCGGCGAGCCCGACTACGACGAGACCATCCTCGCCGGCGACGCGCCGGAGGGTGCCGCCGACCTGTTCGGCGAAGGCGGGCAGGGTGGCGACGGCGAGAGCGATCCGCTTTACGACGAAGCCGCGGCCTTCGTGCTGACCTCGCGCCGCGCCTCGATCTCGGCGGTGCAGCGCCAGCTGCGCATCGGCTATAACCGCGCGGCCCGCCTGATCGAGCAGATGGAGGTGGCGGGCCTGGTCTCGCCGATGGGCCGCAACGGCGCGCGCGACGTGATCGCGCCCGGCGGTGGCGACTGA
- the sigJ gene encoding RNA polymerase sigma factor SigJ gives MSTPLAGAADAHLGLFEAQRARLLALAWRMLGSRSEAQDLVQALWLQWQGTSLAGLEEPAAYLTRMATHACIDQLRSARRQREHYVGVWLPEPVIEQADLLAPDDPHSSDPAARLSYAQDVSTAFLLTLERLTPLERAAFLLHDVFDLPFEEVGARLGRDAAACRQLAARARSHVRRGYVRCELDHASTEALMQAFEHALQAGDPNALAALLCEDVQLMSDGGGRAAAIPRPVHGGVTVARLLCGLFDAWRRREPASVMRRARINGNPGFVVRDAGGGLALAAALHWRADSRLARVYLVRNPDKLRARG, from the coding sequence ATGAGCACGCCGCTGGCCGGGGCAGCGGATGCGCATCTGGGCCTCTTCGAAGCCCAGCGCGCCCGCCTGCTGGCACTGGCCTGGCGCATGCTCGGCTCGCGCAGCGAGGCGCAGGACCTGGTGCAGGCGCTGTGGCTGCAGTGGCAGGGCACCTCGCTGGCCGGCCTGGAAGAGCCCGCCGCCTACCTGACCCGCATGGCCACCCATGCCTGCATCGACCAACTGCGCAGCGCGCGGCGCCAGCGTGAGCACTACGTGGGCGTGTGGCTGCCCGAGCCGGTGATCGAGCAGGCGGACCTGCTCGCGCCGGACGATCCGCACAGCTCGGATCCCGCGGCACGCCTGTCCTATGCGCAGGATGTCTCCACGGCTTTCCTGCTGACGCTCGAACGCCTGACGCCGCTCGAGCGCGCGGCCTTCCTGCTGCACGACGTCTTCGACCTGCCCTTCGAGGAGGTGGGGGCCCGCCTGGGCCGCGATGCCGCGGCCTGCCGGCAGCTTGCCGCGCGGGCCAGGAGCCACGTCCGGCGTGGCTACGTGCGCTGCGAACTGGACCATGCCAGCACGGAAGCCCTGATGCAGGCCTTCGAGCACGCACTGCAGGCGGGAGATCCGAATGCCCTGGCGGCACTGCTGTGCGAGGACGTCCAGTTGATGAGCGACGGCGGCGGACGCGCGGCGGCCATTCCCCGCCCCGTGCATGGCGGTGTCACGGTGGCACGCCTGCTGTGCGGTCTGTTCGATGCCTGGCGGCGGCGCGAACCGGCCAGCGTGATGCGGCGCGCGCGGATCAACGGCAACCCGGGCTTCGTGGTACGCGACGCCGGCGGCGGGCTGGCGCTGGCGGCCGCGCTGCATTGGCGGGCCGACAGCCGCCTGGCGCGCGTCTACCTGGTGCGCAATCCGGACAAGCTGCGCGCCCGCGGCTGA
- a CDS encoding AraC family transcriptional regulator, whose amino-acid sequence MPQPTRRLSAGRSSVQGAFFRQHSETWQLPAIWQNLLLFLQREMHTEEHGSGWRHSEYMPGETKQSIVTRSLRYTPIGISRVRSDHRNSGLTDRYEHEHAYLAVLQLRPFGEQRLWVAGKEAPYIEYGAGYLAIHDLERLWMADLIGPYDCMQFYIPQSALRETSADLGIKEVEHLRCPPHLSVADPVVHQLSLALLPALEHPERASTLFVDHMALALRVHLVHYYGGVHVASRKVHTRLAPWQEARAKEMIMNNLEGDISLQLLAEACNLSRAHFARAFRSSTGMPPHRWLVLQRVERAKQLLEKPAFRLGQIALLCGFADQSHFTRTFTRLVGTSPGEWRRCRGH is encoded by the coding sequence ATGCCGCAGCCGACCCGGCGGCTCTCCGCGGGCAGGTCGAGCGTGCAGGGAGCATTCTTTCGCCAGCATTCCGAGACGTGGCAGCTTCCGGCAATATGGCAAAATCTGCTGCTTTTTTTGCAACGAGAGATGCACACCGAAGAGCACGGTTCCGGCTGGAGGCATTCCGAGTACATGCCGGGGGAGACCAAGCAATCGATCGTCACCCGCTCACTGCGCTACACGCCGATCGGAATCTCCAGGGTCCGCAGTGATCACCGTAATTCCGGCCTCACTGACCGCTACGAACATGAGCATGCTTACCTTGCGGTTCTCCAGCTTCGTCCATTTGGTGAGCAGCGGCTTTGGGTGGCTGGCAAGGAGGCCCCGTATATCGAATATGGCGCAGGATACCTGGCCATCCATGACCTCGAACGCCTGTGGATGGCGGATCTGATCGGTCCCTATGACTGCATGCAGTTCTATATACCGCAGAGCGCTCTTCGAGAGACTTCCGCGGATCTGGGTATCAAGGAGGTGGAGCACCTCCGCTGCCCGCCGCACTTGAGTGTCGCAGACCCCGTTGTCCATCAGCTGAGCCTCGCGCTGCTTCCTGCCCTTGAACATCCCGAGCGGGCATCGACGCTTTTCGTGGACCACATGGCCTTGGCCTTGCGGGTCCATCTCGTCCATTACTACGGGGGGGTGCACGTCGCCAGCCGGAAGGTGCATACGCGCCTGGCGCCGTGGCAGGAGGCTCGAGCGAAGGAGATGATCATGAATAACCTGGAAGGCGACATCTCGCTTCAGCTGCTGGCAGAAGCGTGCAACTTGTCGCGCGCGCATTTTGCTCGGGCTTTCCGCAGTTCTACCGGCATGCCGCCCCACAGATGGTTGGTGCTCCAGCGCGTGGAGCGGGCAAAACAACTTCTCGAGAAGCCGGCGTTCCGGCTCGGCCAGATCGCCCTGCTATGCGGATTCGCGGATCAAAGCCACTTCACCCGGACGTTCACCAGGCTCGTGGGCACGAGTCCCGGGGAGTGGCGCCGCTGCCGGGGCCACTAG
- a CDS encoding EAL domain-containing protein, with protein sequence MPNPYATLAVLVVDDHPFQRAAAELLLQRLGVTDVRCAADGREAVDLLATLPFDLVLCDIDMPRLNGPQLMSELSRRGAQAFAGRAPAWSWMSAVDEGILASHADLAGAIGLPRVHALRKPLCAESLDGILQDAVALRSQDASGAPPELPDDRQLLDALRTRSGFFILLQPQVRIDTGTLAGAEALCRWQHPDFGLVPPDHFIARLEALGETDAIFSLVTERCLAVQARLQAGGASVPLSINASAQTLCSSGMLERFDAQVAASGIPRGLLTVELTETFPVHDAVTLSVALNRLRLMGYGVAMDDFGVGITTLKLLADLPFTQIKLDRSFVGNVDGNSQRALICRSMIALARELNLECVAEGVETEAQREALLALGCPVGQGYLWSRPLSEDAFVGDVLSRR encoded by the coding sequence ATGCCGAACCCCTACGCCACCCTTGCCGTCCTCGTCGTCGACGACCACCCCTTCCAGCGCGCCGCAGCCGAGCTCCTGCTGCAGCGCCTCGGCGTTACCGACGTCCGCTGTGCCGCGGACGGCCGCGAAGCCGTCGACCTGCTGGCCACCCTGCCCTTCGACCTGGTGCTGTGCGACATCGACATGCCTCGCCTCAACGGGCCGCAGTTGATGAGCGAACTGAGCCGGCGCGGGGCGCAGGCCTTCGCCGGACGGGCGCCGGCCTGGTCGTGGATGAGCGCCGTCGACGAGGGCATCCTGGCTTCGCATGCCGACCTGGCAGGCGCGATCGGGCTGCCGCGCGTGCATGCCCTGCGCAAGCCCTTGTGCGCGGAATCGCTCGACGGCATCCTGCAGGATGCCGTGGCGCTGCGCAGCCAGGATGCGTCCGGCGCACCGCCTGAGCTGCCGGACGACCGGCAATTGCTGGACGCTCTGCGCACGCGAAGCGGCTTCTTCATCCTGCTGCAGCCCCAGGTCCGGATCGACACAGGCACCCTGGCCGGCGCGGAAGCTCTGTGCCGCTGGCAGCACCCGGACTTCGGGCTGGTCCCGCCCGACCACTTCATCGCGCGGCTCGAAGCGCTTGGCGAGACCGACGCCATCTTCTCGCTGGTCACCGAGCGCTGCCTGGCGGTGCAGGCCCGCCTGCAAGCCGGCGGCGCCAGCGTGCCGCTCAGCATCAATGCCTCGGCACAGACGCTATGCAGCAGCGGCATGCTTGAACGCTTCGATGCCCAGGTCGCCGCCAGCGGCATCCCGCGCGGGCTGCTCACCGTCGAACTGACCGAGACCTTCCCCGTGCACGACGCCGTCACGCTGTCGGTGGCGCTCAACCGGCTGCGCCTGATGGGTTATGGCGTGGCCATGGACGATTTCGGCGTCGGCATCACCACCCTCAAGCTGCTTGCCGACCTGCCTTTCACGCAGATCAAGCTAGACCGCTCGTTCGTCGGCAACGTCGATGGCAACAGCCAGCGGGCGCTGATCTGCCGCAGCATGATCGCGCTGGCGCGCGAATTGAACCTCGAGTGCGTCGCGGAAGGCGTGGAAACCGAGGCCCAGCGGGAAGCGCTGCTGGCGCTTGGCTGTCCTGTCGGCCAAGGCTACCTGTGGTCGCGGCCGCTGTCGGAGGATGCCTTCGTCGGTGACGTCCTGAGCAGACGCTGA
- a CDS encoding DoxX family protein, whose translation MSSSQASQDLGKAVLRIVLGALILCHGISKLISGPGFVVQMVQQAGLPQAVAYLVYIGEVVAPILLILGIWTRLAGLVVVINMLFALGLVHMKQFGEMSPTGGWALELQALYLAGGVAVLLLGAGRFSFGGAAGRWN comes from the coding sequence ATGAGCAGTTCGCAAGCTTCCCAGGATCTTGGCAAGGCGGTGCTGCGCATCGTGCTGGGCGCGCTGATCCTTTGCCACGGCATCAGCAAGCTGATCAGCGGGCCTGGCTTCGTCGTGCAGATGGTGCAGCAGGCGGGTTTGCCGCAAGCGGTGGCCTACCTGGTCTATATCGGCGAGGTGGTGGCGCCGATCCTGCTGATCCTTGGCATCTGGACCCGCCTGGCGGGCCTGGTCGTGGTGATCAACATGCTGTTCGCGCTGGGCCTCGTGCACATGAAGCAGTTCGGCGAGATGTCGCCCACCGGCGGCTGGGCGCTCGAACTGCAGGCGCTGTACCTTGCCGGCGGAGTGGCCGTGCTGCTGCTGGGCGCCGGCCGTTTCAGCTTCGGCGGGGCCGCGGGGCGCTGGAACTAG
- a CDS encoding cupin domain-containing protein has translation MDADQGNLFAGVPVGAADEVFTALLERRGLKIERIVSNGQASPPGFWYDSQQEEWVLLLEGSAAVQIEGEAAPRLLQPGTWLRLPAHCRHRVAWTEAGRPTVWLAVHYDGC, from the coding sequence ATGGACGCAGACCAGGGCAACCTGTTCGCCGGCGTGCCGGTCGGCGCGGCCGATGAAGTGTTCACGGCGCTGCTGGAGCGCCGCGGGCTGAAGATCGAGCGCATCGTCTCGAACGGGCAGGCCAGCCCGCCGGGCTTCTGGTACGACAGCCAGCAGGAGGAATGGGTGCTGCTGCTGGAGGGTAGTGCGGCGGTGCAGATCGAAGGCGAGGCCGCGCCGCGCCTGCTGCAACCCGGCACCTGGCTGCGCCTGCCGGCACATTGCCGCCATCGGGTCGCGTGGACCGAGGCCGGTCGGCCGACGGTCTGGCTGGCGGTGCACTACGACGGGTGCTGA